Proteins encoded in a region of the Streptomyces sp. NBC_00310 genome:
- a CDS encoding FecCD family ABC transporter permease, which translates to MGTSTVRAAKGPRAVLLLTLSGAALLTLCALSMAFGALGVPLDQVWHTLLGDAPNSRIDNVIWSVRVPRTALGLATGAALGLSGALMQALTRNPLADPGILGVSAGAAFAVVLSVGVLGIGSVYGYIWFAFGGAFVASVLVYLLGGLGRSGSTPVKLALAGVAVTSLLFSLTSAIALTDPDALNRYRFWNAGSLANQDEEVLLRVLPFLAVGAVLALACAPALNSLALGDDVAKSLGLKLGLVRVQGVVAVTLLTGGAVAVIGPVVFVGLVVPHIARVLAQLAGLGPDHRWLLPLSAVLAPCLLLAADIAGRLIARPTEVQAGILVAFIGGPFFIALVRRRRLAEL; encoded by the coding sequence GTGGGGACCTCGACGGTCCGGGCGGCGAAAGGCCCCCGCGCGGTACTGCTGTTGACGCTCTCGGGCGCGGCCCTGCTCACGCTGTGCGCCCTGTCGATGGCGTTCGGCGCGCTCGGCGTCCCCCTCGACCAGGTGTGGCACACCCTGCTCGGTGACGCCCCCAACTCCCGTATCGACAACGTCATCTGGTCCGTGCGCGTGCCACGCACCGCCCTGGGCCTCGCCACCGGCGCCGCCCTCGGTCTGTCGGGCGCGCTGATGCAGGCGCTGACCCGCAACCCGCTCGCAGACCCAGGCATCCTCGGTGTCAGCGCGGGCGCGGCCTTCGCGGTGGTCCTGTCGGTCGGCGTGCTCGGCATCGGCTCGGTGTACGGGTACATCTGGTTCGCCTTCGGCGGCGCGTTCGTGGCCAGCGTCCTGGTGTACCTCCTCGGCGGGCTCGGCCGGTCCGGTAGCACCCCGGTCAAACTGGCGCTGGCCGGAGTGGCCGTGACCTCGCTGCTGTTCTCGCTGACCAGTGCCATCGCCCTCACCGACCCGGACGCGCTCAACCGTTACCGCTTCTGGAACGCGGGCTCCCTCGCCAACCAGGACGAGGAGGTCCTCCTGCGCGTCCTGCCGTTCCTGGCCGTCGGCGCGGTCCTCGCCCTCGCCTGCGCGCCGGCTCTCAACAGCCTCGCGCTCGGCGACGACGTCGCGAAGTCGCTCGGGCTCAAACTCGGCCTGGTCCGCGTCCAGGGCGTCGTCGCCGTCACCCTGCTCACCGGGGGAGCGGTCGCCGTCATCGGGCCCGTGGTCTTCGTCGGCCTGGTCGTCCCGCACATCGCCCGCGTCCTCGCCCAACTCGCCGGCCTCGGCCCGGATCACCGCTGGCTGCTGCCGCTGTCCGCCGTCCTCGCCCCCTGCCTCCTCCTGGCCGCCGACATCGCCGGCCGCCTGATCGCCCGCCCCACCGAGGTCCAGGCCGGCATCCTCGTGGCCTTCATCGGCGGCCCGTTCTTCATCGCGCTGGTCCGCCGCCGACGCCTCGCGGAGCTGTGA
- a CDS encoding methionyl-tRNA formyltransferase — MRVVMFGYQTWGHRTLQALLDSGHEVVLAVTHPKSDHAYEKIWSDSVADLAEQHGVPVLLRNRPGDDELLRALKEVDPDLIVANNWRTWLPPEIFDLPPHGTLNIHDSLLPAYAGFSPLIWALINGEPEVGVTAHRMDAELDMGDVLLQRSVRVGPQDTATDLFHRTVDLIGPLVTDSLELIASGRAVWTPQDRSRSSFFHKRSLEDSRIDWTWPAEDLERFVRAQSDPYPNAFTHHRGQRVRIVSAAVSEGRYGGTPGRIFIREGDGVVIVAGTEARSGRLPGLVVRRVRTEDGTEHAATDYFRTMGGYLTARP, encoded by the coding sequence ATGCGGGTCGTCATGTTCGGGTACCAGACCTGGGGACACCGAACGCTGCAGGCTCTGCTGGACTCCGGACACGAGGTGGTCCTCGCGGTCACTCATCCGAAGAGCGACCACGCGTACGAGAAGATCTGGAGCGACTCGGTCGCCGATCTCGCCGAACAGCACGGCGTACCGGTGCTGTTGCGCAACCGGCCGGGCGACGACGAACTCCTGCGCGCGCTCAAGGAGGTCGATCCGGATCTCATCGTGGCCAACAACTGGCGCACCTGGCTGCCGCCCGAGATCTTCGACCTGCCGCCGCACGGCACACTGAACATCCACGACTCGCTGCTCCCGGCCTACGCGGGGTTCTCCCCGCTCATCTGGGCGCTCATCAACGGCGAACCGGAGGTCGGGGTCACCGCCCACCGCATGGACGCCGAACTCGACATGGGTGACGTTCTGTTGCAGCGTTCCGTGCGGGTGGGGCCACAGGACACGGCGACGGACCTGTTCCACCGCACGGTCGATCTGATCGGCCCGCTCGTCACCGACTCGCTCGAACTCATCGCGTCCGGCAGGGCCGTGTGGACACCCCAGGACCGCTCCCGGTCGAGTTTCTTCCACAAGCGGTCCCTGGAGGACAGCCGGATCGACTGGACCTGGCCCGCCGAGGACCTGGAACGGTTCGTACGGGCCCAGTCCGACCCGTATCCCAACGCGTTCACCCACCACCGCGGCCAGCGCGTCCGGATCGTCTCGGCCGCCGTGTCCGAGGGGCGTTACGGCGGCACGCCGGGGCGGATCTTCATCCGCGAGGGCGACGGCGTCGTCATCGTCGCCGGCACCGAGGCGCGCTCCGGACGGCTGCCCGGGCTGGTGGTCAGGCGGGTACGGACGGAGGACGGCACGGAGCACGCGGCGACGGACTACTTCCGCACGATGGGCGGTTACCTGACGGCCCGTCCGTGA
- a CDS encoding FecCD family ABC transporter permease, which yields MTTDLASGPPPKGAVDPTPKRPTADRLAFRLPAPPVSGVVRPRLLAVCLLLAAAAFLAFAVETSVGDIDLPLTEVMKALVGTGDPGTELIVHELRLPRALAGLLVGIAFGISGALLQTVTLNPLASPDMIGITQGAGTAVVAGIVLGWDAGLSTQALGLLGALLAGLLVYVLAWKRGTTGYRIVLVGIGIAWICTSITDYLMARGQRFQAQAALGWLVGNLNGRTWEQIGPLAVTMAVLVPLAVLLGRQIRVLQLGDDVARGLGTRVQIVRVAVLLIAVGLVSFGTATAGPVAFVALAAPQVAQRLAGTPFPPPVAAGLTGAVMVLVSDLAARSIVPDTELPVGVVTGVLGAPVLLWLLIRANRAGSGG from the coding sequence ATGACGACCGATCTCGCGTCCGGGCCGCCCCCGAAGGGCGCCGTGGACCCGACGCCGAAGCGCCCTACGGCCGACCGCCTCGCCTTCCGGCTGCCCGCACCGCCCGTCTCCGGTGTCGTACGACCCCGGCTGCTGGCGGTCTGTCTGCTGCTCGCGGCGGCGGCCTTCCTGGCGTTCGCCGTGGAGACCTCCGTCGGCGACATCGACCTCCCGCTCACCGAGGTGATGAAGGCCCTGGTGGGCACGGGCGACCCCGGCACCGAACTGATCGTCCACGAACTGCGGCTGCCGCGCGCGCTGGCCGGGCTGCTCGTCGGCATCGCCTTCGGTATCTCCGGGGCCCTGCTCCAGACGGTCACCCTCAACCCGCTGGCCAGCCCCGACATGATCGGCATCACGCAGGGCGCCGGCACGGCGGTCGTCGCCGGGATCGTCCTCGGCTGGGACGCGGGCCTGAGCACCCAGGCCCTGGGTCTGCTCGGCGCGCTGCTCGCCGGGCTGCTGGTGTACGTCCTGGCCTGGAAACGCGGCACCACCGGATACCGCATCGTCCTCGTCGGCATCGGTATCGCCTGGATCTGCACCAGCATCACCGACTACCTCATGGCCCGCGGCCAGCGCTTCCAGGCACAGGCGGCCCTCGGCTGGCTCGTCGGCAACCTCAACGGCCGCACCTGGGAACAGATCGGCCCGCTCGCCGTCACCATGGCCGTGCTGGTGCCCCTGGCGGTCCTGCTCGGCAGGCAGATCCGCGTCCTGCAACTCGGGGACGACGTGGCGAGGGGCCTCGGCACCCGCGTGCAGATCGTCCGGGTGGCCGTGCTGCTGATAGCCGTCGGCCTCGTCTCCTTCGGCACGGCCACCGCGGGTCCCGTCGCCTTCGTGGCGCTCGCCGCGCCCCAGGTCGCCCAGCGCCTGGCAGGCACCCCGTTCCCGCCCCCCGTCGCGGCGGGGCTGACCGGCGCCGTGATGGTGCTCGTGTCCGACCTCGCCGCCCGCTCGATCGTCCCGGACACGGAACTCCCGGTCGGGGTCGTCACCGGGGTGCTCGGCGCACCCGTACTGCTGTGGCTGCTCATCCGCGCCAACCGCGCCGGTTCAGGAGGCTGA
- a CDS encoding ABC transporter ATP-binding protein codes for MRAEGLRLAYDDRIVVEDLDLVVPTGRVTAIVGANACGKSTLLRALARLLTPKAGTVHLDGRSVHSIPTRTLAQQLGILPQTPVAPEGLTVIDLVGRGRSPHQTWWRQWSQSDEEAVHEALRATDMTDLAHRSVDELSGGQRQRAWIAMAVAQGTPVMLLDEPTTYLDLAHQIDVLDLVTDLNRHQGRTVVMVLHDLNQACRYADHIIAMKKGRIAGEGAPADVITAPMVEDVFGLRCVVGEDPVSRTPMVIPMGRHHEGTDADAVPVSGAAG; via the coding sequence CTGCGCGCCGAGGGCCTGCGTCTGGCCTACGACGACCGGATCGTCGTCGAGGATCTCGACCTGGTCGTCCCGACGGGCCGGGTCACCGCGATCGTCGGCGCCAACGCCTGTGGCAAGTCCACCCTGTTGCGCGCCCTGGCCCGCCTGCTGACGCCCAAGGCGGGCACCGTCCACCTCGACGGCCGCTCGGTGCACTCCATCCCGACCCGCACCCTCGCGCAGCAGCTCGGCATCCTCCCGCAGACGCCCGTCGCGCCCGAGGGGCTGACCGTCATCGACCTGGTGGGGCGCGGGCGTTCACCGCACCAGACGTGGTGGCGGCAGTGGTCGCAGAGCGACGAGGAGGCCGTGCACGAGGCGCTCAGGGCCACCGACATGACGGATCTCGCCCACCGGTCCGTCGACGAGCTCTCCGGCGGACAGCGGCAACGCGCCTGGATCGCCATGGCCGTCGCCCAGGGAACCCCGGTGATGCTGCTGGACGAGCCGACGACGTACCTCGACCTCGCCCACCAGATCGACGTCCTCGACCTGGTCACCGACCTCAACCGGCACCAGGGCCGCACCGTCGTCATGGTCCTGCACGACCTCAACCAGGCCTGCCGGTACGCCGACCACATCATCGCCATGAAGAAGGGGCGCATCGCGGGCGAGGGCGCCCCCGCCGACGTCATCACCGCCCCGATGGTCGAGGACGTCTTCGGACTGCGCTGTGTCGTCGGCGAGGACCCCGTCAGCCGCACCCCCATGGTCATCCCGATGGGCCGCCACCACGAGGGCACGGACGCGGACGCGGTGCCCGTGTCGGGCGCCGCCGGCTGA
- a CDS encoding lysine N(6)-hydroxylase/L-ornithine N(5)-oxygenase family protein — MGGDDAVTTLQTGPDSIYDVLGIGFGPSNLALAIALHEHSGASGPADGLRVGFLERQPRFGWHRGMLIDDATMQVSFLKDLVTMRDPTSDFSFLCYLRDRGRLVDFLNLKTLFPLRIEFHDYFEWAAARVAHLVEYSAEVVSVRPVTRDGEIRYFDVTSRVPGDPERLTVRRARSICLATGLEPHLPPGAALSERVWHNSELLPRVDQVRRSGRPVHRAVVLGAGQSAAEAVDYLRRNFPEAEICSVFAKYGYTPADDSPFANKIFDPEAVDLYYGAPREVKQSLFDYHRSTNYSVVDMDLIESLSRAMYQEQVQGRERLRMMNVSRLREVEVGTDDVKVTVEFLPTGEREIVSSDLLVYATGYQPRGVGDNLGEIGKLCLRDDEDALRVGRDHRVVTATNVSADIYLQGGTEHTHGLTSTLLSTTAVRAGEISASLLARRASDLTASEG, encoded by the coding sequence ATGGGAGGCGATGACGCGGTGACGACGCTGCAGACCGGGCCGGATTCCATCTACGACGTACTGGGTATCGGGTTCGGTCCATCGAATCTCGCACTCGCCATCGCGCTCCACGAACACTCCGGCGCCTCCGGGCCGGCGGACGGGCTCCGCGTCGGATTCCTGGAAAGACAACCCCGGTTCGGATGGCACCGGGGCATGCTCATCGACGACGCCACCATGCAAGTGTCCTTCCTGAAGGACCTGGTGACGATGCGTGACCCCACCAGCGACTTCAGCTTCCTGTGCTACCTGCGCGACCGGGGCCGCCTCGTCGACTTCCTCAACCTCAAGACCCTCTTCCCGCTGCGCATCGAGTTCCACGACTACTTCGAGTGGGCCGCCGCCCGCGTCGCGCACCTCGTCGAGTACTCCGCCGAAGTCGTCTCCGTACGCCCCGTCACACGGGACGGCGAGATCCGCTACTTCGACGTCACCAGCCGCGTACCCGGCGACCCGGAACGCCTGACCGTCCGCCGGGCCCGCAGCATCTGCCTGGCCACCGGCCTGGAACCGCACCTCCCGCCCGGCGCCGCCCTGTCCGAACGCGTCTGGCACAACAGCGAGTTGCTGCCCCGCGTCGACCAGGTCCGGCGCTCCGGGCGGCCGGTGCACCGCGCGGTCGTCCTCGGCGCCGGCCAGAGCGCCGCGGAGGCCGTGGACTACCTCCGCCGCAACTTCCCCGAGGCCGAGATCTGCTCCGTCTTCGCCAAGTACGGCTACACCCCCGCCGACGACAGCCCCTTCGCCAACAAGATCTTCGACCCGGAGGCCGTCGACCTGTACTACGGCGCGCCCCGCGAGGTGAAACAGTCGCTCTTCGACTACCACCGCAGCACCAACTACTCCGTCGTGGACATGGACTTGATCGAGTCCCTGTCCCGGGCCATGTACCAGGAGCAGGTCCAGGGCCGGGAGCGGCTGCGGATGATGAACGTCTCCCGGCTGCGCGAGGTGGAGGTGGGCACGGACGACGTCAAGGTGACCGTGGAGTTCCTGCCAACGGGGGAGCGCGAGATCGTCTCCTCCGACCTCCTCGTCTACGCCACCGGCTATCAGCCGCGGGGCGTCGGCGACAACCTCGGGGAGATCGGCAAGCTCTGCCTGCGCGACGACGAGGACGCGCTCCGGGTCGGCCGTGACCACCGGGTGGTGACCGCGACCAATGTCTCGGCCGACATCTACCTCCAGGGCGGTACCGAACACACCCATGGCCTCACGTCGACACTGCTGTCCACCACCGCCGTACGCGCCGGGGAGATCAGTGCCTCGCTCCTCGCCCGCCGTGCGTCGGACCTGACGGCATCGGAGGGCTGA